AAAATGAACGAAATAATAAGAATAGGTGCAGTAAATAGCTACATAGGACAAGCTTATGCCAAGTGTATATCTGATATGTTATCCCAATCAGGACTAAATACAGAAACAATTCTCATAGATACCGTAGGTATAAAAAAACAACAAAATACCCATAATATTTCCTACTTTTCTGAAATGGAACAAGCTCTCAAAAATCAAACCGTAGATATAATTGTTTTTGCTTCTGAAGACACCCCATTAGATATTCCGGACGACTATGAAATACTAGCCTTTACCAAAAGAGTCCTCATCAACGACGCAGTCATAACTACTCAAAGTAATTTAAGCATAATATTAACCGACCCAAGGGAAGAAAAAATAGAAATTGGTACCTCTTCAAACCTTTTTAAAGCATTATTAAATAAAGAATCACATTTTATTAAAAGTATTGATATAACAGGAAATTTGGAAGAAAGAATCCAAAAGATGGCATCAGGAAAATGTGATGGAATTATTATGCCTTTTTCACATATTCAATGCATGGGTTATTGGAGGTATATTACAGAAGTATTAGATGCTAATACATTTATTCCTGTAGTGGGACAAGGCTCTATTACTATAAAATCTCTCTCTTCTCTCAAACAAAACATCAAAACAATCATAAGAGACTTGTTAAACGACGTAAACACAGAAATATCTATTCTATCCGAAAAAGAATTTTATAAAAATATAGACACTACACCAAACCTTCCTATATTTGCAATAACAATCCTAAAAGAAAATAATATCCAACTCATCGGAGGAGTAATTTCCTTAGACGGAAAAACAATGGTAAAAGATTATCAAACAGGAGAACAAATACATGCCTTAGAGCTTGCCCAAAAACTTGCAGAAAACGTATGGCAAAAGGGAGGATGTGATATAATAGAACAAACAAAAATAGATATTCTTAATAATAATAAATAATAACAATGAAAAAAAAATTAATAATATGTGCCTTATTATTTTATTTCACAACCACTTCATTAGTATTTGCAGGAGGTGGATGGGTAAGTAAAAAAAAACATGGGTATTTCAAAATGGAACAAAGAGCGATTATAAACGCAAATACTTTTTATAATGAAAGTGGAGAGGTAGTATCTATTACAGGAAGTTCTATATATTTTTCTAATTTTTATGGAGAATATGGCATCACTAACAATATAGATATAATTGCTACTATTCCTTTTTTTGTAAGAAGTATTCAAAATTCTATTAAACATCTCAATAGTAGAAGTTTTACAGAAGGAGATGAACTCAATTATGTTGGCGATTTACTTGTAGGGGCAAAGTATGGAATTTTACAGAAAGGAAGCGTAGTACTCAGCGGAAGTATGTTTTTTGGTATACCTACGGGAAAAGTAAACGGAGGAAAAACAGAAGTATTACAAACCGGGGAT
This genomic window from Chitinophagaceae bacterium contains:
- a CDS encoding transporter, producing MKKKLIICALLFYFTTTSLVFAGGGWVSKKKHGYFKMEQRAIINANTFYNESGEVVSITGSSIYFSNFYGEYGITNNIDIIATIPFFVRSIQNSIKHLNSRSFTEGDELNYVGDLLVGAKYGILQKGSVVLSGSMFFGIPTGKVNGGKTEVLQTGDGEFNFMPRLDVGISLYPLPAYINVGTAVNLRTKGFSNEFHASFEFGWTVKEKLLLSGKVWLLKSFFDGAGPSAQNGIFSNNIEYLAIGPQVTYFINKNWGVSASIDGAAYGKNILAELTYGLGCFYRM